Proteins from one Candidatus Hydrogenedentota bacterium genomic window:
- a CDS encoding alkaline phosphatase family protein: MARFLLIGLDGAEPSLCERWMDEGRLPALASLRGRGCYMPCRSVDPPVTFPAWCTCVTGVNPGKHGIFDFTEQVPGEYAIRFLNSTHRRAPAIWNVLSEAGRRVCVLGVPGTYPPESINGVMVSGFDSPVATAIDRSFVYPPELYDRVCAWRFADFQEHDISDGWHAMALERLRAKIEDKTNVAINLLSSEPWDFFMVVFGESDTVSHHFWLFHDAKSPRHRPGFESAIGDVYERLDRSVARLIDAAGDDVTIGVCSDHGFGGSGTGVVHINNWLAEHGHLAFAPARESVMKRAALAFTPQRARGALFRAFRGLATRAESHSRFAGIDFSRTRAWSDELNYFPCIRVNLEGRQPNGQVRRSEYDAFCDALCAELETWDVVARARRREELYDGPYVDHAPDIVLELALENGYSHSCVRSRGGPAFRRLRPEEYLGGKERGMTGNHRSTGVLFLSKPSTCGAACLQDIAPTALAELGVPGPRMDGTSLLGEYVETDRAIAFAAPAARGYAPEHERQIEQRLRDLGYFE; this comes from the coding sequence ATGGCGCGATTTCTCCTCATTGGTTTGGACGGCGCCGAGCCGTCGCTGTGCGAGCGTTGGATGGACGAAGGGCGCTTGCCCGCGCTCGCGTCGCTGCGCGGGCGCGGCTGCTATATGCCGTGCCGCAGCGTCGATCCGCCGGTGACGTTTCCGGCGTGGTGCACGTGCGTCACCGGCGTCAACCCGGGCAAACACGGCATCTTTGATTTCACGGAGCAGGTGCCGGGCGAGTACGCGATCCGCTTCCTCAACAGCACGCATCGCCGCGCGCCGGCGATTTGGAACGTGTTATCGGAAGCGGGCAGGCGCGTGTGCGTGCTGGGCGTTCCCGGCACGTATCCGCCCGAATCGATAAACGGCGTGATGGTGTCAGGGTTCGATTCGCCGGTTGCGACGGCCATCGATCGCAGCTTCGTGTATCCGCCCGAACTGTACGACCGCGTGTGCGCGTGGCGCTTTGCCGATTTCCAGGAACACGACATCAGCGACGGCTGGCACGCGATGGCGCTCGAGCGGCTGCGCGCAAAGATCGAAGACAAGACGAACGTAGCGATTAATCTGCTTTCGAGCGAACCGTGGGACTTCTTCATGGTTGTGTTCGGGGAATCGGACACGGTGTCGCACCACTTTTGGCTCTTCCATGACGCAAAGTCGCCGCGGCATCGTCCGGGATTCGAGAGCGCTATCGGCGATGTATACGAGCGGTTGGACCGGTCCGTTGCGCGGCTGATAGACGCGGCGGGCGATGATGTGACAATCGGCGTTTGTTCGGACCACGGGTTTGGCGGTTCCGGCACCGGCGTCGTCCATATCAACAATTGGCTCGCGGAACACGGCCACCTCGCGTTTGCGCCGGCGCGCGAAAGCGTGATGAAACGCGCCGCGCTCGCGTTCACGCCGCAACGCGCGCGCGGCGCCTTGTTCCGTGCATTTCGGGGCCTAGCAACGCGCGCGGAAAGTCATTCGCGGTTTGCGGGCATCGATTTCTCCCGTACGCGCGCGTGGTCGGACGAGCTCAACTATTTTCCGTGCATCCGGGTGAACCTCGAAGGCCGTCAACCGAACGGGCAGGTGCGCCGTTCGGAGTATGATGCGTTCTGCGACGCGCTGTGCGCCGAACTTGAAACGTGGGACGTCGTTGCGCGCGCGCGCAGGCGGGAGGAGCTGTACGACGGCCCGTACGTCGATCACGCGCCTGACATCGTCCTCGAGCTTGCACTCGAGAACGGCTACTCGCATTCGTGCGTGCGCAGCCGCGGCGGCCCCGCGTTCCGGCGATTGCGGCCGGAGGAATACCTCGGCGGCAAAGAACGCGGCATGACCGGAAACCATCGGTCCACCGGCGTGTTGTTTCTGTCGAAGCCCTCGACCTGCGGGGCGGCGTGCCTGCAAGATATCGCGCCGACGGCGTTGGCGGAATTGGGTGTGCCCGGCCCGCGTATGGATGGAACGAGTTTGTTGGGCGAGTATGTTGAAACGGACCGCGCCATCGCGTTTGCCGCGCCCGCCGCGCGCGGTTACGCACCAGAACACGAGCGCCAGATCGAGCAGCGGCTGCGCGATTTGGGGTATTTTGAGTAG
- a CDS encoding alpha-L-fucosidase: MKTALSAVLASALALGAMADDATYKPNWESLDTRPTPQWFLDAKFGIFIHWGVYSVPSWGPKEKYAEWYWHDMNNREGETWKFHVNTYGEDFQYQDFAPKFTAELFNPDEWADIFRRSNAKYVVLTSKHHEGFALWPSAESWNWNAVDVGPHRDLAGDLIAAVRARGLRMGYYYSIYEWYNPLYKSDVTKFVDQHMLPQLKDLVQRYKPDIVWPDGEWDHPSATWKSEEFLAWLYNESNAPKDVVVNDRWGKDTRNVHGGFATPEYGHIPKGRLTDAGLFEECQGMGRSFGYNRNENADNYRSTTELLALLIECVSRGGNLLLDIGPTADGRIPVIMQQRLLDMGKWLDVNGEAIFGTRAWRAQSDGDLVRYTAKDGAVYAICLKWPGESLVLGEPKPGANASVSMLGWDGPVACANEDGKLVIKVPQLTPDKVPCQHAYVFKLTGVE, encoded by the coding sequence ATGAAAACCGCATTGTCTGCAGTTCTTGCAAGCGCGTTGGCATTGGGGGCAATGGCCGACGACGCCACGTACAAACCGAATTGGGAGTCGCTCGATACCCGGCCCACGCCGCAATGGTTCCTCGACGCCAAGTTCGGCATCTTCATCCACTGGGGCGTGTACAGCGTCCCGTCGTGGGGGCCGAAGGAAAAGTACGCCGAGTGGTATTGGCACGACATGAACAACCGTGAGGGCGAGACGTGGAAGTTTCATGTGAACACGTACGGCGAAGATTTCCAGTATCAGGACTTCGCGCCGAAATTCACGGCGGAGTTGTTCAATCCCGACGAATGGGCGGACATCTTCCGGCGATCGAACGCGAAGTACGTTGTGCTCACCTCGAAGCATCACGAAGGGTTCGCGCTTTGGCCAAGCGCGGAGAGCTGGAATTGGAACGCCGTGGACGTGGGCCCGCACCGCGACCTCGCGGGGGACCTGATCGCGGCGGTGCGCGCAAGGGGCCTTCGCATGGGCTATTACTACTCGATCTACGAGTGGTACAACCCGCTTTACAAGAGCGACGTGACTAAGTTCGTCGACCAACACATGCTGCCGCAGTTGAAAGACCTCGTGCAGCGGTACAAGCCGGACATCGTGTGGCCGGACGGTGAGTGGGACCACCCGAGCGCAACGTGGAAGAGCGAAGAGTTCCTCGCGTGGCTTTATAACGAATCGAACGCACCGAAAGACGTTGTCGTGAACGACCGTTGGGGCAAGGACACGCGCAACGTGCACGGTGGGTTCGCGACGCCGGAGTACGGGCACATTCCGAAAGGCCGCCTGACGGACGCGGGCCTCTTCGAGGAATGCCAGGGCATGGGCCGGTCGTTCGGTTACAACCGGAACGAGAACGCCGACAATTACCGAAGCACAACCGAACTGCTCGCGCTGCTGATCGAGTGCGTGAGCCGGGGCGGAAACCTGCTGCTCGATATCGGTCCGACGGCGGACGGACGCATACCCGTGATCATGCAACAGCGCCTGCTCGATATGGGCAAGTGGCTCGACGTAAACGGAGAGGCCATCTTCGGCACGCGGGCGTGGCGCGCGCAGTCCGACGGGGACCTTGTGCGCTACACCGCGAAGGACGGCGCGGTCTACGCGATCTGCCTGAAGTGGCCGGGTGAATCGCTCGTGCTGGGCGAACCGAAGCCGGGCGCGAACGCGAGCGTGTCGATGTTGGGCTGGGACGGGCCGGTTGCGTGCGCGAATGAAGACGGCAAACTCGTCATCAAGGTGCCGCAACTTACGCCCGATAAAGTGCCATGCCAACACGCATACGTGTTCAAACTAACCGGCGTGGAGTAG
- a CDS encoding glycosyltransferase family 4 protein has translation MSLRVAIVGACPYPVPQGSQVFLRDTALALHDRGHDVHLVVYGYGDGVDESGLRIHRSAHVAGGHHTKAGPTLAKPLLDLALVATLRRVVRSERIEVVQAHNYEGLLVALAARVRPIVYQAHNAMADELPHYSGFGIAGKPVGKWLDATFPRRAAQIVVPHPALAHYLVACGCGPGKVSVIAPPASTEWFGAPAVADAIPPVVYAGNLDAYQNVVFLKHIVERVRVQVPDARLILATRERVAFDGAEVLHTPDFAALRDVLQRDVVVACPRVSWSGYPIKLLNAMAAGKAIVACRGAAHPLEHERTGLIVDDNDEDAFASAVVRLMRDAPLRLRLGVAARQAVDEHHSPTQFAESLERVFERALLHAG, from the coding sequence ATGAGCTTGCGTGTCGCGATCGTGGGCGCGTGTCCCTATCCGGTGCCGCAGGGATCGCAGGTGTTTCTTCGCGACACCGCGCTGGCGCTGCACGATCGCGGGCACGACGTGCATCTCGTCGTGTATGGCTACGGCGATGGCGTCGACGAAAGCGGATTGCGCATCCATCGGTCAGCGCACGTCGCAGGCGGCCACCACACGAAAGCGGGCCCCACGCTGGCCAAACCGCTGCTCGATCTCGCGCTGGTCGCCACCTTGCGCCGCGTCGTGCGCTCGGAACGGATCGAAGTCGTGCAGGCGCACAACTACGAGGGGTTGTTGGTCGCGCTCGCCGCGCGCGTGCGCCCCATTGTGTACCAGGCGCACAACGCGATGGCCGACGAATTGCCGCACTACTCGGGATTCGGCATTGCGGGGAAGCCGGTTGGAAAATGGCTCGACGCGACATTCCCGAGGCGCGCAGCGCAAATTGTTGTGCCACACCCGGCGCTGGCGCACTACCTCGTTGCGTGCGGGTGCGGGCCGGGCAAGGTCTCGGTGATTGCGCCGCCAGCGTCGACGGAATGGTTTGGCGCGCCCGCGGTGGCTGACGCGATTCCGCCGGTCGTTTACGCCGGAAACCTGGACGCCTACCAGAACGTCGTCTTTCTCAAACATATTGTCGAACGCGTGCGCGTACAGGTCCCCGACGCGCGGCTCATTCTCGCGACGCGCGAGCGTGTCGCGTTCGACGGTGCGGAGGTGTTGCACACGCCCGACTTCGCGGCGCTGCGCGATGTGCTGCAACGGGACGTTGTCGTCGCATGCCCGCGCGTATCGTGGTCGGGCTACCCGATCAAGCTGCTGAATGCGATGGCCGCAGGCAAGGCGATTGTCGCGTGCCGCGGCGCGGCACACCCGCTCGAACACGAGCGCACCGGCCTAATCGTCGACGATAACGACGAGGACGCCTTTGCATCCGCAGTTGTCCGGCTCATGCGCGACGCGCCGCTGCGCCTGCGACTCGGCGTGGCCGCGCGGCAAGCCGTCGACGAGCACCACTCGCCTACGCAGTTTGCGGAGTCGCTCGAGCGCGTGTTCGAGCGCGCGCTACTCCACGCCGGTTAG
- the asnB gene encoding asparagine synthase (glutamine-hydrolyzing) has protein sequence MCGICGAVRFRDREPVSRELVARMTDTMAHRGPDDDGFYYDRYVGLGHRRLSIVDLGGGHQPMSDADEKVWIVFNGEIYNFPEVRAELERLGHRFRTNSDTEVIIYGYKQWGKGVLERLNGMFGFAIWDSEKEELLIARDRMGIKFIYYAIVDGVLYFGSEARPILAADALPRGIDPVAINLFLRYRYTPSPLTIFNGISKLPAGSCITVAGGRVEIERYDTFTPQPFERMPSIGEAEEQLLGLYRNAVKRQLMADVPLGLLLSGGVDSGMLLALMKEFGTSWNTYTVGFGESYRDDELDDAAETARILGAPNAQVRLSYETYDDALPRIVAQLEEPVATPSIVPLYFVSERARQDVKVALCGQGPDEMFAGYTRHLGVRYGAYWRAIPAPLRGPLGSLLMTMRRNDTLRRAMSSLDTADQIRRYQNVFSILPEQQIDSLFKRDVLPAKAGDTIVKCWDGLLPQLRHLDELGAFNFLEVRSSLPDELLLYADKLSMAHSLELRVPYLDTDVVEYVERLDASFKVHGLNRKYLHKRVCANYLPKEIVQRKKRGFAVNVVDEWFRKSLSKRLDGALRDPQSHMYAMIEYSAVESLLRAHVDGREDNHKILFSLVILEEWMRHYAGGVTACA, from the coding sequence GTGTGTGGGATATGTGGCGCTGTCCGATTTCGCGACCGCGAGCCGGTCTCGCGCGAGCTCGTCGCGCGCATGACGGACACGATGGCCCACCGCGGCCCTGACGACGACGGTTTCTACTACGACCGCTACGTTGGGCTGGGGCATCGGCGGCTATCCATTGTCGATCTCGGCGGCGGCCACCAGCCCATGTCCGACGCGGACGAGAAGGTGTGGATCGTCTTCAACGGCGAAATCTACAACTTTCCCGAGGTCCGCGCGGAGCTCGAGCGGTTGGGCCACCGCTTCCGCACGAATTCCGACACGGAAGTTATCATCTACGGCTACAAGCAGTGGGGCAAGGGCGTGCTCGAGCGGCTGAACGGAATGTTTGGCTTTGCGATATGGGACTCGGAAAAGGAAGAGCTGCTCATTGCGCGCGACCGAATGGGCATCAAGTTCATCTACTATGCGATCGTAGACGGCGTCCTCTACTTTGGGTCGGAAGCGCGGCCGATACTTGCCGCCGACGCACTGCCGCGCGGAATCGATCCGGTGGCGATCAACCTGTTTCTGCGCTACCGCTACACGCCGTCGCCGTTGACCATCTTCAACGGCATATCGAAATTGCCCGCGGGCAGTTGCATCACGGTAGCCGGCGGCCGCGTCGAGATCGAACGCTACGACACCTTCACGCCGCAGCCATTCGAGCGCATGCCGTCGATTGGCGAAGCCGAAGAACAGTTGCTTGGGCTGTACCGCAACGCCGTGAAACGGCAACTCATGGCCGACGTTCCGCTGGGCCTGCTCCTCAGCGGCGGCGTCGATTCCGGCATGTTGCTTGCCTTGATGAAAGAGTTCGGCACGAGCTGGAACACCTACACCGTCGGATTTGGCGAGAGTTATCGCGACGACGAACTCGACGACGCGGCGGAAACCGCGCGGATTCTCGGCGCGCCGAACGCGCAGGTGCGCTTGTCGTACGAGACCTACGACGACGCGCTGCCGCGCATCGTCGCGCAACTCGAAGAGCCCGTTGCGACGCCGTCCATCGTGCCGCTCTACTTCGTCTCCGAACGCGCGCGGCAGGACGTGAAAGTTGCGCTGTGCGGGCAGGGGCCGGACGAAATGTTCGCGGGCTACACGCGCCACCTCGGCGTGCGGTATGGCGCGTACTGGCGCGCGATCCCCGCGCCGTTGCGGGGGCCGCTCGGTTCGCTGCTGATGACCATGCGGCGCAACGACACGCTGCGGAGGGCGATGTCATCACTGGACACCGCGGACCAAATTCGCCGGTATCAAAATGTCTTCTCGATTTTGCCCGAACAACAGATCGACAGCTTGTTCAAAAGAGACGTGCTTCCCGCAAAGGCCGGCGACACAATCGTGAAATGTTGGGACGGATTGCTGCCGCAGTTGCGTCATCTCGACGAGCTCGGCGCGTTCAACTTCCTCGAGGTGCGCTCGTCGTTGCCCGACGAATTGCTGCTGTACGCGGATAAGCTGTCCATGGCGCATTCGTTGGAGTTGCGTGTGCCTTATCTCGACACGGACGTGGTCGAGTACGTCGAGCGGCTCGATGCCTCGTTCAAGGTCCACGGTCTCAACCGCAAGTATCTGCACAAGCGCGTCTGCGCAAACTATCTGCCGAAAGAGATTGTCCAGCGCAAGAAGCGAGGATTTGCGGTGAACGTCGTGGACGAATGGTTCCGCAAATCGCTGTCAAAACGGCTCGACGGCGCGCTACGCGATCCACAGTCGCACATGTACGCAATGATCGAGTATTCCGCCGTGGAATCGCTGTTGCGCGCGCACGTGGACGGGCGCGAGGACAATCACAAAATCCTGTTCAGCCTGGTGATTCTCGAAGAGTGGATGCGCCACTACGCCGGCGGCGTCACGGCCTGCGCATAA
- a CDS encoding sulfotransferase, producing the protein MPQQVQIVFVVGFARSGTTLLATLLDRHSQMAATPETHFFDEVLPRGARPDTARDAAVLVSSFLGSARVRDLGLTSEDFANLVERRTCSWRDLFSHALAVYAGRHRAPIVVEKTPAHMTKVSQILEWYPDAKVIHILRDGRDAVLSLLRAPWTHSNLRRHARTWRWCVKRMARSQRAHPARIFEVRYEALLAHPDDTLRSVCDFIGVKFEPAQLRPADAQRTVPEWESEWKAKAAAELDPARIQAWKRTATPKQRWIMNSMMGGALRERGYGETSLADCPLPTRVANAFLNAIFLAAYHPAMKPAFAGVKRALKFFGLPTDQIDRPGRADD; encoded by the coding sequence ATGCCACAACAGGTCCAGATTGTTTTCGTCGTGGGGTTTGCCCGGTCGGGCACGACGCTGCTGGCGACCCTGCTCGACCGTCATTCGCAGATGGCCGCGACGCCCGAGACGCATTTCTTCGACGAGGTGCTTCCGCGTGGCGCGCGGCCGGACACTGCGCGCGACGCCGCCGTATTGGTGTCGTCGTTTCTAGGTTCCGCGCGTGTGCGCGACCTCGGTCTGACATCCGAGGACTTTGCGAATCTGGTGGAGCGGCGAACGTGTTCATGGCGGGACCTGTTTTCGCATGCGCTTGCGGTGTATGCCGGACGGCATCGTGCGCCGATTGTGGTCGAGAAGACCCCCGCGCACATGACAAAGGTCTCGCAAATTCTCGAGTGGTACCCGGACGCGAAAGTGATTCACATTCTGCGCGATGGGCGAGACGCGGTGTTGTCCCTCTTGCGCGCGCCGTGGACGCATTCCAATCTTCGCCGTCACGCGCGGACGTGGCGGTGGTGTGTGAAACGCATGGCGCGATCCCAGCGCGCGCACCCCGCGCGGATTTTCGAGGTGCGCTACGAGGCCCTGCTAGCGCACCCGGACGATACGCTGCGCAGCGTCTGCGATTTCATCGGCGTGAAATTCGAACCTGCCCAACTGCGTCCCGCGGACGCGCAACGCACCGTTCCCGAGTGGGAGTCCGAGTGGAAAGCGAAAGCGGCCGCCGAACTGGACCCAGCGCGCATTCAGGCGTGGAAACGAACCGCGACACCGAAACAACGATGGATTATGAACTCGATGATGGGCGGCGCGCTGCGCGAACGCGGCTACGGCGAAACTTCACTTGCGGACTGCCCGCTACCAACGCGCGTGGCGAATGCATTTCTCAACGCCATTTTTCTTGCCGCGTATCACCCCGCGATGAAGCCCGCCTTCGCCGGAGTGAAACGCGCGCTCAAATTCTTTGGCCTTCCAACGGACCAGATCGATCGCCCGGGCAGGGCAGACGACTGA
- a CDS encoding metallophosphoesterase family protein, producing MKRALKYLAATILVLVLLAGGIIGFREAKDYYDDWYIDTHLVRTTPFPAADAPDQIALTWSADPRTTQTVQWRTSTAIGDGSVEWRRKGSGSEEVKAAKASHTAVEDKMLKNDPVVHRFTAVLEELSPATEYEYRVGSAAAGTWSEWNSFTTAPDGPANFSFIYQGDPQLGLEEWGKLIHKAQENHSSAAFHVIAGDLVNSGSWRNEWDRFFEGGRGVFNARPVVPVLGNHDYDKKASPYLYLESFALGTNGPDGLAERAYSFEYANALFVILDSNDNLSDQTPWLEDQLAKSKAVWKFAVYHHPAYSSAPNRDNSYVRQKWAALFDKYHVDMALQGHDHAYLRTYPLNNGRRVASAKDGTYYVVSVSGTKYYEQEQHDYAEVAFEKVSTYQTIGITTNPDKLVYRCIDFGGKVRDEVVIEK from the coding sequence ATGAAACGGGCATTGAAGTATCTCGCGGCAACTATCCTGGTCCTCGTGCTTCTCGCAGGAGGGATTATCGGGTTCCGCGAGGCGAAGGATTACTACGACGATTGGTATATCGATACCCACCTGGTCCGCACGACGCCGTTTCCCGCGGCGGACGCGCCCGATCAGATCGCCCTGACGTGGAGCGCCGACCCGCGCACGACCCAGACCGTCCAGTGGCGCACGAGCACCGCCATAGGCGACGGCAGCGTCGAGTGGCGCCGCAAAGGCTCCGGATCGGAGGAAGTCAAGGCTGCCAAGGCGTCGCATACCGCGGTCGAAGACAAAATGCTGAAAAACGACCCGGTGGTTCATCGCTTCACGGCAGTGCTCGAAGAGTTATCGCCCGCGACGGAATACGAGTATCGCGTCGGCAGCGCGGCAGCGGGCACGTGGAGCGAGTGGAACTCGTTCACCACCGCGCCCGATGGCCCGGCAAACTTCTCGTTCATCTATCAGGGCGACCCGCAGCTTGGCCTCGAGGAGTGGGGCAAACTGATTCACAAGGCGCAGGAGAACCATTCGAGCGCGGCGTTTCACGTTATCGCCGGGGACCTCGTGAACAGCGGAAGTTGGCGCAATGAGTGGGACCGCTTCTTCGAGGGCGGGCGCGGCGTCTTTAACGCGCGCCCCGTCGTTCCTGTGCTGGGCAACCACGACTACGACAAGAAGGCGAGTCCGTACCTGTACCTTGAATCGTTCGCACTCGGGACGAATGGGCCGGACGGTCTGGCGGAACGCGCATACAGTTTCGAGTACGCCAATGCGTTGTTCGTGATACTCGATTCCAACGACAATCTTTCGGATCAGACACCGTGGCTCGAGGATCAACTCGCGAAATCGAAGGCGGTATGGAAGTTCGCCGTATACCATCACCCCGCCTATTCGTCCGCGCCGAACCGTGACAATTCCTACGTGCGGCAAAAGTGGGCTGCGTTGTTCGACAAGTATCATGTCGACATGGCCCTACAGGGACACGATCACGCCTACCTGCGCACATACCCGCTCAACAACGGCAGGCGCGTCGCGTCCGCGAAAGACGGCACGTACTACGTCGTTTCCGTATCCGGAACGAAGTACTACGAGCAGGAACAGCACGACTATGCGGAGGTCGCGTTCGAGAAGGTCTCGACGTACCAGACGATCGGTATTACGACGAATCCGGACAAACTGGTCTATCGTTGCATCGATTTCGGCGGAAAGGTGCGCGACGAAGTAGTCATCGAGAAATGA